One Legionella hackeliae DNA segment encodes these proteins:
- a CDS encoding lipopolysaccharide biosynthesis protein, protein MSKHFNNFIQNDHVKKFLAFSIGSLGGMFFSFCATFFLNGWLSKEQMGSYSYTFNLLNFIYPVISLSVFSGYARFINLYQIDLLVNFVQKISWLSTLFFTIVISAFLSNGYYLLFAFIVLFQERLMLARAKLEIARYNYLNVLQKVLFLIFVLCFRNELNAEKALFYLGSSYLIAYLASYLWKETIYDRPVDSAVDKKVFLQFCVITMLTMIVHWLLTVSDQVIIKYYYGYEVLAPYAVAYRIVTMLSLISGIFLTYYPNVYFREISGEKVGEVFQLRKFFIGALVAATVGLLLFKDIVYIIFGARNYIDQSGYFVPLLLGEMLRTIASILMTFLTFKLQQKNILLSLLFISILNVILNILLVPSFGPMASAYCTLLCFSLYLVVSFFTSFIPEAKYVAQERLGINVNG, encoded by the coding sequence ATGAGTAAACATTTTAATAATTTCATTCAAAACGACCATGTAAAAAAATTTTTGGCGTTCTCTATAGGCTCGCTGGGTGGAATGTTCTTTTCATTTTGTGCCACTTTTTTTTTAAATGGTTGGTTAAGCAAGGAACAAATGGGAAGTTACAGTTATACATTTAATTTATTGAATTTTATTTATCCTGTTATTTCTTTGAGTGTATTCAGTGGTTATGCAAGATTCATTAATCTTTATCAAATAGACTTATTGGTCAATTTTGTTCAAAAAATTTCTTGGTTATCCACGCTTTTTTTTACTATTGTAATCAGCGCATTTTTGTCGAACGGGTATTATTTATTGTTTGCATTTATTGTTCTTTTTCAAGAGCGATTAATGCTCGCAAGGGCTAAATTAGAAATTGCTCGGTATAATTATCTTAATGTTTTGCAGAAAGTTTTATTTTTAATTTTTGTACTTTGTTTCAGAAATGAATTGAATGCGGAAAAAGCGCTCTTCTATTTGGGGAGTTCATATCTTATTGCTTATCTTGCTTCTTATCTTTGGAAAGAAACAATCTATGATAGACCAGTAGACTCTGCCGTCGACAAAAAAGTATTTTTACAGTTTTGTGTAATTACTATGTTAACCATGATTGTTCATTGGTTACTTACTGTGTCCGATCAGGTAATTATTAAATATTACTATGGGTATGAAGTATTAGCCCCCTATGCGGTTGCTTACCGTATTGTAACGATGCTTAGCCTAATATCAGGCATATTTTTGACGTATTATCCGAATGTCTATTTCAGAGAAATTTCCGGAGAAAAAGTTGGGGAGGTTTTTCAGTTACGTAAGTTTTTTATAGGTGCATTAGTTGCGGCGACTGTAGGGTTACTTCTGTTTAAAGATATTGTTTATATAATTTTTGGAGCAAGAAATTATATTGATCAAAGTGGATATTTTGTGCCGCTTTTGTTAGGTGAGATGCTAAGAACAATAGCGTCTATATTAATGACGTTTTTAACATTCAAGTTACAACAAAAAAACATTCTCTTGTCCTTGCTCTTTATTTCTATATTAAATGTTATCTTAAATATTCTTCTTGTCCCAAGTTTTGGTCCTATGGCCTCAGCTTATTGCACGCTTCTCTGCTTTTCTTTGTATCTTGTAGTTTCTTTTTTTACCTCTTTTATCCCTGAGGCAAAATATGTTGCACAAGAGAGGCTTGGTATTAATGTCAATGGATAG